The following are encoded in a window of Streptomyces sp. 11x1 genomic DNA:
- a CDS encoding D-2-hydroxyacid dehydrogenase family protein has protein sequence MTLHCIVLDDYQDAALTLADWSPLDGHVEVRALREHIADRDRLVAELADCEIVVAMRERTPFDADLLRRLPRLRLLITTGMRNASIDLAAARAQGVTVCGTASSPTPPVELTWALLLGLARQVTVENRALREDGPWQSTVGQDLHGRTLGLLGLGKIGTRVARVATAFGMEVLAWSENLTAERAAEASARLAADKMDLLGRSDFVSVHLVLSDRTRGLLGEPELRAMRPHAHLVNTSRAAIVDRTALLRALREGWIAGAGLDVFDSEPLPADDPFRTLPNVLATPHLGYVTERNYRTFYSGAVEDITAFLADAPVRQLAGA, from the coding sequence ATGACCCTCCACTGCATCGTGCTGGACGACTACCAGGACGCCGCCCTTACCCTGGCGGACTGGAGCCCCCTCGACGGCCACGTCGAGGTGCGCGCGCTCCGCGAGCACATCGCCGACCGGGACCGGCTCGTGGCCGAGCTCGCCGACTGCGAGATCGTCGTGGCCATGCGGGAGCGCACCCCTTTCGACGCCGACCTCCTGCGCCGACTGCCCCGGCTCCGCCTGCTGATCACCACGGGCATGCGCAACGCCTCCATCGACCTGGCGGCGGCGCGGGCCCAGGGCGTGACCGTCTGCGGGACGGCGAGCAGCCCCACCCCGCCCGTCGAACTGACCTGGGCGCTCCTCCTCGGCCTCGCCCGGCAGGTCACCGTCGAGAACCGCGCCCTGCGCGAGGACGGCCCCTGGCAGTCCACCGTCGGCCAGGACCTGCACGGCCGCACCCTCGGCCTGCTCGGACTCGGTAAGATCGGCACCCGGGTGGCCCGCGTCGCCACCGCCTTCGGCATGGAGGTCCTGGCCTGGAGCGAGAACCTCACCGCCGAGCGGGCGGCCGAGGCGAGCGCTCGACTCGCCGCGGACAAGATGGATCTCCTGGGCCGCAGCGACTTCGTCTCCGTCCATCTCGTCCTGTCCGACCGCACCCGCGGCCTGCTGGGGGAGCCGGAACTGCGTGCCATGCGCCCGCACGCACACCTCGTCAACACCTCCCGCGCCGCCATCGTCGACCGGACGGCACTGCTGCGCGCCCTGCGCGAGGGCTGGATCGCCGGCGCCGGCCTCGACGTCTTCGACAGCGAGCCCCTCCCCGCGGACGACCCCTTCCGCACCCTCCCCAACGTCCTCGCCACCCCGCACCTCGGCTATGTCACCGAGCGCAACTACCGCACCTTCTATTCGGGAGCGGTGGAGGACATCACCGCCTTCCTCGCCGACGCCCCCGTCCGGCAGCTGGCGGGCGCGTAG
- a CDS encoding M24 family metallopeptidase: MADDEPTRAARLLDAQAKAVRLFAEVEERGHVAPGEGERAVSDRIRDLANELFGTTRHWHKSIVRSGPNTLKPYRENPPDRVITADDIVFADFGPIFEEYEADFGRTFVLGDDPVKHRLRDDLPRVFAAGRAFFEADPDITGARLYAEVERLAAEAGWQLGGWHAGHLVGEFPHEWIDGADVESYITPANTTPLRRTDKAGRRCHWILEIHLIDPAREFGGFHEELLTL, from the coding sequence ATGGCGGACGACGAACCCACGCGGGCGGCACGGCTGCTGGACGCCCAGGCGAAAGCCGTACGGCTCTTCGCGGAGGTGGAGGAGCGCGGTCACGTCGCCCCCGGCGAGGGCGAACGCGCGGTCAGCGACCGGATCCGGGACCTGGCGAACGAACTGTTCGGCACCACCCGGCACTGGCACAAGAGCATCGTGCGCTCCGGCCCGAACACACTGAAGCCCTACCGGGAGAACCCACCGGACCGGGTGATCACCGCTGACGACATCGTGTTCGCCGACTTCGGTCCCATCTTCGAGGAGTACGAGGCCGACTTCGGCCGGACCTTCGTCCTCGGCGACGACCCCGTCAAGCACCGCCTCCGCGACGACCTGCCCCGCGTCTTCGCGGCGGGCCGGGCGTTCTTCGAGGCCGACCCGGACATCACCGGAGCGCGGCTGTACGCCGAGGTGGAGAGGCTCGCCGCGGAGGCCGGATGGCAGCTGGGCGGCTGGCACGCCGGGCACCTGGTCGGCGAGTTCCCGCACGAGTGGATCGACGGCGCGGACGTGGAGTCGTACATCACCCCCGCCAACACCACACCGCTGCGCCGCACCGACAAGGCCGGGCGCCGCTGCCACTGGATCCTGGAGATCCATCTCATCGACCCCGCACGCGAGTTCGGCGGCTTTCACGAAGAATTACTCACCCTCTGA